A window from Neobacillus sp. PS3-40 encodes these proteins:
- the rpsD gene encoding 30S ribosomal protein S4: MARYTGSSWKISRRLGISISGTGKELEKRPYAPGQHGPNQRKKLSEYGLQLQEKQKLRHMYGVTERQFRNLFDKAGKLSGKHGENFMILLEARLDNVVYRLGLARTRRQARQLVNHGHILVNGSRVDIPSYRLAAGQTIGLREKSRNLDIVKESVEVNNFVPDFLTFDADKLEGTFTRLPERSELPAEINEALIVEFYSR; encoded by the coding sequence ATGGCTCGTTATACTGGCTCTAGCTGGAAAATTTCCCGTCGTCTTGGTATCTCTATAAGCGGCACAGGTAAAGAATTAGAAAAGCGTCCTTACGCTCCTGGACAACATGGTCCAAATCAACGTAAAAAGCTTTCTGAATATGGATTGCAATTACAAGAAAAGCAAAAACTTCGTCATATGTATGGAGTAACTGAACGTCAATTCCGTAACTTATTTGACAAAGCAGGTAAATTATCTGGTAAACACGGTGAGAACTTCATGATTCTTCTTGAAGCTCGTTTAGACAATGTTGTTTATCGTTTAGGTTTAGCTCGTACTCGTCGTCAAGCACGTCAATTAGTTAACCATGGTCATATCCTAGTTAATGGTTCTCGTGTAGATATTCCATCATACCGCTTAGCTGCTGGTCAAACAATCGGCCTTCGCGAAAAATCTCGTAACCTTGACATCGTGAAAGAATCTGTTGAAGTAAATAACTTCGTACCAGACTTCTTAACTTTCGATGCTGACAAACTTGAAGGAACATTCACTCGCTTACCAGAGCGTTCTGAACTTCCAGCTGAAATTAACGAAGCGCTTATCGTTGAGTTCTACTCACGTTAG
- the tyrS gene encoding tyrosine--tRNA ligase, whose amino-acid sequence MDLLQDLQWRGISYQQTDEEGLKETLDKEKISLYCGMDPTGDSMHIGHLLPFLTLRRFQNHGHRPIVLVGGATGLIGDPKATEERTLQTIEMVQHNVACLQKQLKSIFNFEGENGAMMVNNYDWTEPMSVITFLRDYGKHIGINYMLAKDTIATRLETGISFTEFTYTILQGMDFKHLYEKHDCKLQIGGSDQWGNITTGLELVRKMMPEGAKAYGLTIPLVTKADGTKFGKTEGGAVWLDPERTTPYEFYQFWINTADADVVKYLKFFTFLDREVIEQLEKAVQEEPHLRKAQKVLAEEVTRLIHGENALEQAIKISEALFSGAVKNLSAAEIEQGFKDVPSFDVSVEEELLLVDLLVNAKISPSKRQAREDISNGAIIINGEKVTDPAYLLQEVDRIEGKFTIVRRGKKKYYLIKY is encoded by the coding sequence ATGGATTTATTACAGGACTTACAATGGCGTGGCATTTCATATCAACAGACAGATGAAGAGGGCTTAAAGGAAACTTTAGATAAAGAAAAAATTTCTTTGTACTGTGGGATGGATCCAACTGGTGATAGTATGCATATCGGACATTTACTTCCATTTTTAACTTTGAGAAGATTTCAGAATCATGGTCACCGTCCAATCGTCCTTGTTGGCGGGGCAACAGGGCTAATTGGTGACCCAAAAGCAACTGAAGAAAGAACACTTCAAACAATTGAGATGGTTCAACACAATGTGGCTTGCCTACAAAAACAACTAAAATCCATTTTCAATTTTGAAGGTGAAAACGGTGCAATGATGGTGAATAACTATGATTGGACAGAGCCGATGAGTGTTATTACTTTTTTAAGAGATTACGGAAAACATATTGGAATTAACTATATGTTAGCAAAAGATACGATTGCTACCCGTTTGGAAACTGGTATATCATTTACTGAGTTTACTTATACGATTCTGCAAGGAATGGATTTCAAACATTTATATGAAAAGCATGATTGTAAATTACAAATTGGCGGAAGTGACCAATGGGGAAATATTACAACGGGTTTAGAGCTAGTTCGAAAAATGATGCCTGAAGGTGCTAAAGCATATGGATTAACCATTCCACTTGTTACAAAAGCAGATGGAACAAAGTTTGGTAAGACTGAAGGTGGAGCAGTATGGCTTGATCCTGAAAGAACAACACCATATGAATTCTATCAATTCTGGATTAATACAGCGGATGCAGATGTTGTGAAATATTTGAAGTTCTTTACCTTCTTGGATCGTGAGGTAATTGAACAACTTGAAAAGGCTGTACAGGAAGAACCTCATCTTCGTAAAGCTCAAAAGGTTTTAGCAGAAGAAGTAACACGTTTGATTCATGGTGAAAATGCACTTGAACAAGCTATCAAGATTTCTGAAGCGCTATTTAGTGGAGCTGTGAAAAATCTTTCTGCAGCTGAAATTGAACAAGGCTTTAAAGATGTGCCATCATTTGATGTTTCAGTTGAAGAGGAACTTTTGCTTGTTGATTTACTTGTAAATGCAAAAATATCTCCATCTAAGCGCCAGGCTCGTGAAGATATTTCAAATGGAGCTATCATCATAAATGGAGAGAAAGTTACAGATCCAGCCTATTTGTTACAGGAAGTTGATCGAATCGAAGGAAAATTTACTATTGTTAGAAGAGGGAAGAAGAAATATTACTTAATTAAATATTAG
- a CDS encoding GAF domain-containing protein produces the protein MFNVEKYNGNSAEDYELVKKQLHALVHDEKNQIANLSNASALLNQFLNCINWVGFYLIDADSVDELVLGPFQGLPACIRIPLGKGVCGTSAKRIETIRVEDVQKFPGHIACDSASNSEIVIPMIKEGKLIGVLDIDSPEKGRFDETDQKMLEEFVEILVQHL, from the coding sequence CTGAAGATTATGAACTTGTCAAAAAACAATTACATGCGTTGGTTCATGACGAAAAAAATCAAATTGCTAATTTAAGTAACGCTTCTGCCCTTTTAAATCAATTTCTTAACTGCATTAATTGGGTTGGTTTTTATTTAATCGATGCGGATTCAGTTGATGAGCTTGTGTTGGGCCCCTTCCAAGGGCTACCAGCCTGTATTCGAATCCCCTTAGGAAAAGGAGTCTGTGGGACCTCCGCGAAAAGGATTGAAACGATTCGCGTAGAGGACGTACAAAAATTCCCGGGCCATATTGCCTGTGATTCTGCCTCAAATTCAGAAATTGTGATTCCAATGATCAAAGAGGGAAAACTAATAGGGGTGTTAGATATTGATTCTCCTGAAAAGGGTCGCTTTGATGAAACTGATCAAAAAATGCTTGAGGAATTTGTTGAAATCTTAGTTCAACATCTTTAA
- a CDS encoding sensor domain-containing diguanylate cyclase — translation MEILKRNLIEQLKDCFLDLIDAETDSFRFELFITESLLSVLSAFQVESVSLFMYNNVEQQFSKKGEVNAEGKLTVGPSFISLRNYESLVRNKDIYRKSHQSCELEQYDFLISLRKRNEMLGFIAIKDKESSLISRIKDDQFRQIGNEYATLIEKAQKVFGIVREENKYKQLFRVTEKFHSSMNMDALLGEIILTLQEVYPAFSYYLLLSNDNHSHIELPIKDLEYDSENITALQAYVTGTIQFEDSILGNRSILYAPLKGKQGVYGVLQVIAPDTLVFPKNEVEFITLLAHTAGSALENAQLYQQSKKLVSDLQLINETSHCLNSNLRLAETITYMTEQIKRSFDAQEVGFFLHFPNQDSATVLPGSTEFFFSKEARPYIDYLKNKIEIEKDSLFIGDLHLPKLADNMMGFRSVMAIPMEQSENLKGFAIALHKEAYFFSFETFKLLQSLIHHSTLAFTNSMLREELEKVIITDHLTKLHSRNYLDEVIQRSMLGDEQGAFILIDIDNFKVINDTYGHQIGDEVLIQVANLIKDNIREDDVGARWGGEELAIYLPKVSIKVGVSIAERLVEKVAMYSDPHVTVSCGVSYWKKERLDMYKYLFKRADEALYIAKSTGKNKVVTQEVSKIIS, via the coding sequence TTGGAAATTCTTAAAAGGAATTTGATAGAACAGTTAAAAGATTGCTTTTTAGATTTAATTGATGCTGAAACGGATTCGTTTCGCTTCGAATTATTTATAACGGAATCGCTGTTGAGTGTTCTAAGTGCATTTCAGGTAGAATCAGTTTCATTATTTATGTATAACAATGTAGAACAGCAATTTAGTAAAAAAGGAGAAGTCAATGCGGAAGGGAAATTGACCGTAGGACCATCCTTTATAAGTTTGAGAAATTATGAAAGTTTAGTGAGAAATAAAGATATATATCGAAAATCGCATCAGTCATGTGAGCTTGAACAGTATGACTTTTTAATCAGCCTACGTAAAAGGAATGAAATGCTGGGTTTTATTGCAATAAAGGATAAAGAATCCTCACTTATTAGCCGAATAAAAGATGATCAATTTAGACAAATCGGGAACGAATATGCAACATTAATTGAGAAGGCACAAAAAGTTTTTGGAATTGTTAGAGAAGAAAATAAGTATAAACAGTTATTTAGAGTTACAGAAAAATTCCATTCCTCAATGAATATGGATGCCTTGTTGGGGGAAATTATCCTCACACTTCAAGAGGTCTATCCTGCTTTTTCATATTACTTGCTCCTCTCTAATGATAACCATAGCCATATTGAACTTCCGATAAAGGATTTAGAGTATGATAGCGAAAACATTACTGCATTGCAGGCCTATGTAACAGGGACAATTCAATTTGAAGATTCAATCCTTGGAAATCGCTCTATTCTTTATGCACCACTGAAAGGGAAGCAAGGAGTGTATGGAGTGTTACAAGTTATTGCTCCCGATACACTCGTTTTTCCAAAGAATGAAGTAGAATTTATAACCTTATTAGCCCATACTGCTGGAAGTGCACTTGAAAATGCCCAACTATATCAACAATCAAAGAAATTGGTTTCTGATTTACAGTTAATAAATGAAACTTCACATTGTTTAAATTCCAATTTGCGTTTGGCAGAAACAATCACCTATATGACAGAGCAGATTAAACGATCATTTGATGCACAGGAAGTAGGCTTTTTTCTGCATTTTCCTAACCAAGATAGCGCTACGGTGTTGCCAGGCTCAACTGAGTTCTTTTTTTCAAAGGAAGCACGGCCGTATATTGATTACTTAAAGAACAAAATTGAAATAGAAAAAGATTCGCTATTTATTGGGGATCTACATCTTCCAAAATTAGCTGATAATATGATGGGTTTTCGTTCTGTTATGGCTATTCCAATGGAACAAAGTGAAAATTTAAAGGGATTTGCTATCGCATTACATAAAGAAGCGTATTTTTTTTCATTTGAAACCTTTAAGCTTTTGCAGTCGCTAATTCATCATTCTACACTAGCATTTACGAACTCAATGCTACGTGAGGAATTAGAAAAAGTGATTATCACGGATCATTTAACAAAGTTACATTCACGAAATTATCTTGATGAAGTTATTCAACGCTCCATGTTAGGAGATGAGCAAGGAGCATTTATATTAATTGATATAGATAATTTTAAGGTTATTAATGATACTTATGGTCATCAGATTGGTGATGAGGTGCTTATTCAGGTGGCTAACCTAATTAAGGACAATATCCGCGAAGATGATGTGGGAGCAAGGTGGGGTGGAGAAGAACTAGCTATTTATTTACCAAAGGTCTCTATAAAAGTAGGGGTTTCGATTGCAGAAAGATTGGTGGAAAAAGTAGCGATGTATTCAGATCCTCATGTTACGGTATCTTGCGGTGTCTCCTATTGGAAGAAAGAACGGCTTGATATGTATAAATATTTATTTAAAAGAGCAGACGAAGCACTTTATATAGCAAAGAGTACTGGGAAAAATAAAGTAGTTACACAAGAAGTAAGCAAAATAATAAGCTAA